In Candidatus Margulisiibacteriota bacterium, one DNA window encodes the following:
- a CDS encoding methyltransferase, with protein MYWQLLVVLIFALNLALLWSDKLAWWRLPGSLICAVLPLVTVFIPQPSFELDYFWWRIVGGVAIVAGAALIVWAQMALGRGLTNIGGTPAKLVTEGPYAFFRHPIYLGLIFVWVGWWWVFAAVYSFYGGMFILAAIWLQGYFEEKFVLEKSFGSKFKEYRQQTGMFWVK; from the coding sequence ATGTATTGGCAATTATTGGTCGTCCTTATTTTTGCCCTCAACCTTGCCTTGCTTTGGAGCGACAAATTGGCCTGGTGGCGTCTTCCCGGCAGCCTGATTTGCGCCGTTCTCCCGCTGGTCACCGTCTTTATCCCGCAACCGAGTTTCGAGCTTGATTACTTCTGGTGGCGGATCGTTGGCGGGGTGGCGATCGTCGCCGGAGCAGCTTTGATCGTCTGGGCCCAAATGGCTTTAGGCCGGGGACTGACGAACATTGGTGGCACGCCAGCCAAGCTGGTGACCGAAGGTCCGTACGCCTTTTTCCGCCACCCGATCTACCTCGGCCTGATCTTTGTCTGGGTCGGTTGGTGGTGGGTCTTTGCGGCCGTCTATTCTTTCTATGGCGGGATGTTCATCCTGGCGGCCATTTGGCTCCAAGGTTATTTTGAGGAAAAATTCGTGCTCGAGAAGAGCTTTGGCAGTAAATTCAAGGAATATCGCCAACAGACCGGGATGTTCTGGGTTAAGTAG
- a CDS encoding HAMP domain-containing sensor histidine kinase, whose amino-acid sequence MVLPEEEEKVLIHDFRQKYSWGIYVRYAVIALGIPLLLYGFFINLDLRNWLYLFSFLVVYNLAAHLARAAAREVKLWQIIGLISIFEFCDLLAVTFLIYLTAWLESPYWFLYLVLIIISGFGVFSRYSSVVFLIAFFSALFYLGLMVASYTGFIPVYGLTFTLTQQELLRSILNRAIFTIAAFFLFAGTIYYFSQLLNQNQARLAVKNRDLLSALDRMKEVDRAKDEFVSTASHELRTPLAVVRENASLIIDGLVGAVGARQKELLITSLENVDRLAKLLDSLLDISKIKANTVELKRRSTDIAELAARAVSTLRGLAAKRETNIEVRATRGVETYVDPDQVLRVFLNLIDNAIKYDGKKGKILVVVEPQADQIMVTVADNGPGIAPADLPLLFERFVRLEGAAQGGTRGSGLGLSICRAIIEMHGGRIWAESQPGEGTKFIFTLPRINGHG is encoded by the coding sequence ATGGTTTTGCCGGAAGAGGAAGAGAAGGTACTGATCCACGATTTCCGCCAGAAATACTCCTGGGGGATATATGTCCGCTACGCCGTCATCGCCCTGGGCATCCCCCTGCTGCTCTACGGTTTTTTTATTAACCTCGACCTGCGCAACTGGCTCTATCTTTTCTCTTTCTTGGTCGTTTATAACCTGGCGGCCCATCTGGCGCGCGCTGCCGCCCGGGAGGTCAAACTTTGGCAGATCATCGGGCTGATCTCGATCTTTGAGTTCTGCGATCTGCTGGCGGTAACTTTCCTCATCTACCTGACCGCCTGGCTGGAGAGCCCGTACTGGTTCCTCTATTTGGTCTTGATCATCATTTCCGGTTTCGGGGTCTTTTCCCGTTATTCTTCGGTCGTTTTCCTGATCGCTTTTTTCTCCGCGCTTTTTTACCTGGGGCTGATGGTCGCGTCCTACACCGGCTTTATCCCGGTCTATGGCCTGACCTTTACGCTGACCCAGCAGGAGCTCCTCCGCTCGATCCTGAACCGGGCGATCTTTACGATCGCCGCCTTCTTCCTCTTTGCCGGGACCATTTATTATTTTTCGCAACTGCTTAACCAGAACCAGGCCAGATTGGCGGTCAAGAACCGGGACCTGCTCTCCGCCCTCGACCGGATGAAGGAGGTCGACCGGGCCAAGGATGAGTTCGTGTCGACCGCTTCCCATGAACTGCGGACGCCGTTGGCGGTCGTGCGGGAGAATGCCAGTTTGATCATCGACGGCTTGGTGGGGGCGGTTGGCGCCCGGCAAAAGGAACTGCTCATTACCTCTCTGGAAAACGTTGACCGGCTGGCGAAACTGCTTGATAGCCTTCTCGATATATCCAAGATCAAGGCTAATACCGTCGAACTGAAACGCCGCTCGACCGATATTGCCGAGCTGGCGGCCAGGGCGGTTTCAACCCTGCGCGGCTTGGCCGCCAAGAGGGAGACCAATATTGAGGTGCGAGCGACCCGGGGGGTAGAGACATATGTTGATCCTGACCAGGTTTTACGCGTCTTCCTTAACCTGATCGATAACGCCATCAAATATGACGGGAAAAAAGGGAAGATATTGGTCGTGGTCGAGCCCCAGGCTGACCAGATAATGGTGACAGTGGCGGATAACGGCCCGGGGATCGCTCCGGCCGACCTGCCGCTCCTCTTTGAGCGGTTTGTCCGGCTGGAGGGGGCCGCGCAAGGCGGCACCCGCGGTTCCGGTCTCGGCCTCTCGATCTGCCGGGCGATCATTGAGATGCATGGCGGGCGGATCTGGGCGGAAAGCCAGCCGGGCGAGGGAACCAAATTCATTTTTACCTTGCCGAGGATTAATGGACATGGCTAA
- a CDS encoding response regulator, whose translation MAKILIVDDEPAIVEALSLRLGANGYEVISAADGVEGLQKARTEKPDLIILDIMLPKMDGFKVCRMLKFDEKHGSIPIILLTAKVQQLDLEQGKEAGADAYMTKPFRSDELLAKIKELLDKNK comes from the coding sequence ATGGCTAAGATACTGATCGTAGATGACGAGCCGGCCATCGTTGAAGCGTTGTCCTTGCGCCTTGGGGCGAACGGTTATGAGGTTATCTCGGCTGCCGATGGAGTGGAGGGATTGCAGAAGGCGCGGACCGAAAAACCGGACCTGATCATTCTTGACATCATGCTGCCGAAGATGGACGGCTTCAAGGTCTGCCGGATGTTGAAATTCGACGAAAAACACGGTTCGATTCCGATCATTCTGCTGACCGCCAAGGTCCAGCAGTTGGATCTAGAACAGGGGAAAGAAGCCGGCGCGGATGCCTATATGACCAAGCCGTTCCGGTCGGACGAATTACTAGCGAAGATCAAGGAATTGCTGGACAAAAATAAGTAG